From the genome of Leguminivora glycinivorella isolate SPB_JAAS2020 chromosome Z, LegGlyc_1.1, whole genome shotgun sequence, one region includes:
- the LOC125241260 gene encoding zinc finger protein 271-like, giving the protein MEEKNPLEPTPITPPKKSNVRGRPKSEKAIKFTPQPKSIISRLLRRAKKQNSDRNKTSHSVIPNITFIDLNAEDANSKVDSILEEPELSTTYQSIQGTYAVDVDDNLDDYNNCLNAEKQDYVQKNTTTLWDNKCKEPKPLEITCYVCSHRSSSQQAHRKHLSIHRNQPYTCNFPDCKYTCKLSCNLIKHKRIHTSEKPFLCDQCTFRSNFANSLKVHKRIHTSERPYGCQLCSYKCNSSSNLKKHCRHRHRNIS; this is encoded by the exons ATGGAAGAAAAGAATCCCTTGGAACCAACTCCAATTACTCCACCAAAAAAGAGTAATGTCAGGGGTAGGCCGAAATCCGAAAAAGCTATAAAGTTTACTCCGCAACCGAAATCTATAATATCGCGTTTACTGAGACGAGCAAAGAAACAGAACTCTGATAGAAACAAAACAAGTCATTCGGTCATACCCAACATTACTTTTATTGACTTGAATGCGGAAGATGCTAATTCTAAAGTAGACTCAATTCTGGAAGAACCGGAGTTATCAACGACTTATCAGAGTATTCAAGGGACCTACGCTGTTGATGTGGACGATAATCTTGATGATTATAATAATTGTTTAAATGCTGAGAAGCAAGACTATGTTCAG AAAAATACAACAACACTGTGGGATAACAAATGTAAAGAACCAAAGCCACTTGAAATCACCTGTTATGTATGCTCACATAG AAGTAGCAGTCAACAAGCACATAGAAAGCATTTAAGCATTCACCGAAATCAGCCCTACACCTGCAACTTCCCCGACTGCAAGTACACCTGCAAATTGTCCTGTAACCTCATCAAACACAAAAGGATACACACATCGGAGAAACCATTTCTTTGTGACCAGTGCACATTCAGGTCAAACTTTGCCAATTCACTGAAAGTCCACAAAAGAATTCACACATCAGAAAGACCCTATGGCTGTCAGCTTTGTAGCTACAAATGTAACAGTAGTTCTAATCTCAAAAAGCACTGTCGTCACAGACATCGGAACATTTCTTAG
- the LOC125241261 gene encoding high affinity copper uptake protein 1 isoform X2, giving the protein MDHSQHEGHHMVYEHMGHHNMREGETIKMNDVTTPSGGHAGHQGHQSSHNTSHSMAMTFHGGVVETILFSWWDVKEIGPFIGSFVAIYIMALLYEGLKYYRKHLLWKAYAGLQYCAVSPPDKGVQNICSPDEPQVIQPMPHALERNVPRMLSCAHAYQTLLHGLQVFISYMLMLVFMTYNTWLCMAVVLGSATGYFFFGWRESVVVDFTEHCH; this is encoded by the exons ATGGATCACAGTCAGCATGAGGGACATCACATGGTCTACGAGCACATGGGGCATCATAACATGCGTGAAGGGGAAACT ATAAAGATGAATGACGTTACAACCCCAAGCGGAGGCCATGCGGGCCACCAGGGCCACCAAAGCAGCCATAATACTTCACATTCAATGGCCATGACT TTCCATGGCGGCGTCGTTGAGACAATCCTCTTCTCCTGGTGGGACGTAAAAGAGATTGGACCATTCATTGGCTCATTTGTAGCAATCTATATCATGGCCTTGCTATACGAAgg CCTCAAGTATTACAGAAAGCATCTGCTGTGGAAAGCGTATGCGGGTCTCCAGTACTGTGCGGTGTCGCCACCTGACAAGGGCGTCCAAAATATATGCAGCCCTGATGAACCTCAAGTTATACA gcCAATGCCGCATGCTCTGGAAAGGAACGT GCCAAGAATGCTGAGCTGTGCGCACGCGTACCAAACCTTGCTGCACGGTCTCCAGGTGTTCATAAGCTACATGCTGATGCTTGTGTTCATGACGTACAACACGTGGCTCTGCATGGCGGTGGTCCTCGGCTCGGCAACCGGCTACTTCTTCTTCGGCTGGCGCGAGTCCGTCGTCGTCGATTTCACCGAACACTGTCACTGA
- the LOC125241261 gene encoding high affinity copper uptake protein 1 isoform X1, with protein MNALNVIMDHSQHEGHHMVYEHMGHHNMREGETIKMNDVTTPSGGHAGHQGHQSSHNTSHSMAMTFHGGVVETILFSWWDVKEIGPFIGSFVAIYIMALLYEGLKYYRKHLLWKAYAGLQYCAVSPPDKGVQNICSPDEPQVIQPMPHALERNVPRMLSCAHAYQTLLHGLQVFISYMLMLVFMTYNTWLCMAVVLGSATGYFFFGWRESVVVDFTEHCH; from the exons ATGAATGCACTg AACGTTATCATGGATCACAGTCAGCATGAGGGACATCACATGGTCTACGAGCACATGGGGCATCATAACATGCGTGAAGGGGAAACT ATAAAGATGAATGACGTTACAACCCCAAGCGGAGGCCATGCGGGCCACCAGGGCCACCAAAGCAGCCATAATACTTCACATTCAATGGCCATGACT TTCCATGGCGGCGTCGTTGAGACAATCCTCTTCTCCTGGTGGGACGTAAAAGAGATTGGACCATTCATTGGCTCATTTGTAGCAATCTATATCATGGCCTTGCTATACGAAgg CCTCAAGTATTACAGAAAGCATCTGCTGTGGAAAGCGTATGCGGGTCTCCAGTACTGTGCGGTGTCGCCACCTGACAAGGGCGTCCAAAATATATGCAGCCCTGATGAACCTCAAGTTATACA gcCAATGCCGCATGCTCTGGAAAGGAACGT GCCAAGAATGCTGAGCTGTGCGCACGCGTACCAAACCTTGCTGCACGGTCTCCAGGTGTTCATAAGCTACATGCTGATGCTTGTGTTCATGACGTACAACACGTGGCTCTGCATGGCGGTGGTCCTCGGCTCGGCAACCGGCTACTTCTTCTTCGGCTGGCGCGAGTCCGTCGTCGTCGATTTCACCGAACACTGTCACTGA
- the LOC125241261 gene encoding high affinity copper uptake protein 1 isoform X3, whose protein sequence is MNDVTTPSGGHAGHQGHQSSHNTSHSMAMTFHGGVVETILFSWWDVKEIGPFIGSFVAIYIMALLYEGLKYYRKHLLWKAYAGLQYCAVSPPDKGVQNICSPDEPQVIQPMPHALERNVPRMLSCAHAYQTLLHGLQVFISYMLMLVFMTYNTWLCMAVVLGSATGYFFFGWRESVVVDFTEHCH, encoded by the exons ATGAATGACGTTACAACCCCAAGCGGAGGCCATGCGGGCCACCAGGGCCACCAAAGCAGCCATAATACTTCACATTCAATGGCCATGACT TTCCATGGCGGCGTCGTTGAGACAATCCTCTTCTCCTGGTGGGACGTAAAAGAGATTGGACCATTCATTGGCTCATTTGTAGCAATCTATATCATGGCCTTGCTATACGAAgg CCTCAAGTATTACAGAAAGCATCTGCTGTGGAAAGCGTATGCGGGTCTCCAGTACTGTGCGGTGTCGCCACCTGACAAGGGCGTCCAAAATATATGCAGCCCTGATGAACCTCAAGTTATACA gcCAATGCCGCATGCTCTGGAAAGGAACGT GCCAAGAATGCTGAGCTGTGCGCACGCGTACCAAACCTTGCTGCACGGTCTCCAGGTGTTCATAAGCTACATGCTGATGCTTGTGTTCATGACGTACAACACGTGGCTCTGCATGGCGGTGGTCCTCGGCTCGGCAACCGGCTACTTCTTCTTCGGCTGGCGCGAGTCCGTCGTCGTCGATTTCACCGAACACTGTCACTGA